The Maledivibacter sp. genomic sequence AAATTCAAGAAAATAGTAGATAGAAGATTTTCTTTTTTCAACTGAGCAAATTGAATAATTACCTTCTACAAAAGCTATATACCATATATAGTTTAAGCATCCCCAAAGCTACAACCTATACTTATGATCATTTTTCTATTTTTAATTCATAAACATAGGCATGTAAATGCTTAAATGTATTTGGACTAATGACTGGTGGTTCTATTGTAACAGTATTTATATTTTGATGATATTTAATATCACCATCATAGCCAAGCAAACTTATATTATGTACTTTAATATCGTCATTGAGACAAATCTTTATGTCATCATCAAACCATTTTGTACAAATTACATAATTGTACATATCAGTTTGAGTAACAAAAATTTCTTCATCATTTGATTGTACTCTGTTAGATGGTAGGGTTTCATAGATGGCTTTCCCGTTTATATTAAGCCAATCACCAATATCCTTTAACCGTTGTTGCTGTATAACAGGAATTCTACCATCGGCTGTGGGCCCTACATTTAATAATAAATTCCCACCCTTTGAAACAATTTCAATTAATTCATGTATTAACTGGGCAGATGTATTATAATCCCATAAATTCTCCGCTCTGTTAAAACCATAGGATTTACCTATGCCCCTACTTTCTTCCCAGGGATGTCTAAAACCATATCCTTCAACATCCCTATACTCTGTACTATAATAGTCACCATGTCTGCCGGGCATTCCATCATAAAATCTATCATTAATAACTACTTCATCCTTATTTGGAGCTTCATTGTATAGCCAAGCTAAAAACTCCTTTACCCTACTTCTTTCTTCACTAAAATCCCATTCTCCACCATCCGTAAAAATCAAAGCAGGTTCATATGTATTCACCAATTCCTTTAATTGTGGTATCAATATTTCATCCACATATCTATCTTCATCAATTCCATATAGCTCTACATCTCTCTTTGGTATAAAATATCCACCCTTAGGTCTATGACTCCAATTTGTTTCCCAATCGATAATTGAGTAATATACTCCCATCCTCAGTCCTACCCTTCTAACGGCATCAGTCAAATTCCCTAATAGATCACGATTTGGGCCAACATCAGTTACTCTCCAATTCTTTTTGTGTTTATTTGTAGTTGGCCACATGCAATAGCCTTCGTGATGCTTAGAGGTTAATACGACATATCTAGCCCCTGCTTCTTTAAAAAGCCTTGCCCATAATTCTGCATTGAAAAGTTCAGCCCCAAAGTCCTTTGCAAAATCTCTGTATTTGAAATCATTTCCATACATTTTCCCATGAAAATCCTCATCATTGTTTTTATAGTCGCCATATACGCTTGCATAATACCATTCCCCATAGGAGCCAAATCTCTCATCACTGATCCTTCTCCAGGCGGGTACGGAATACACTCCCCAGTGTATAAATATACCAAATTTTGCATTTGAGAACCATTCCGGTGTTTTTCTACTGTCCAAGGAAAACCAATCTGGTTGATATTTAGCGGTGTTAGCCATGATTTTCATCCCTTTCTCAAAATGTTTTCATATGTATAGGCCATTACCATTATATAATCATATTCATCGTAGAAGAATGACAAAAGCAGCATCTGAATTATTGTTTATTTTCTTTCATAAATTCTGCCCCTTTTTTCAGAGCATCTTTTGCTTCTTCTAATATTTTAGAATAATGTAGAAAGGAATGTAATAAACCTTTATACACATCACATTTACATTTAATCCCATTTTCTGTTAAAATCTTTTCTAAGGCCAAACTATCATCTAATAAAGGATCTAAATCACCTACACAAATATAAGTTGAAGGAATGCCATAGGTTAAATCTGCTGATAAACAATCAAGATAAGGATTGTCCTTATCCCCTTCATTTTTAACATAGCAATTACAATAATAATTAATATCTTTTCTTGTTAAGCCATCCCATGGACCACCAAAAAGTCTCATGGACATAGAATCCTTCAAGCCAAAACCTCCATAATAAAGAATTAATGATGTGATATAAGAAATATCTTCTTTTTTATTTCTTAAAAATAAAGTCGTCGCTAAAGAAAGACTCGCACCCCCGGAATCACCGGCTAATGATATATTATTTCCGTCAATGCCATGGTTCTCTCCATAATTATGTAAGTATTCAACTAATGCCACACATTCTTCTAATGCAACGGGAAATTTATTTTCTGGGGAAAGTCTATAGTCAATTCCAATTACCGCAACATCTGCATAATTTGAAAGGGTACGCATAATTCGATCGTGGGTATCCATATTGCCTACTACAAATCCTCCTCCATGAATGAAAACACAACAGCTATTTATGCTTTTTTTATTTGGATAATATATGCGTATTGGTATATCTCCATGGGGCCCATTTATGGTCATATTTCTTATATTTTCTACACTAGGGCCTCCTTCATTCCAATATTTTCTTTCTATCACATATGCTTCTCTTAACTCATCAAAATCATCACCTGTCACAAAGGCATCCTTTGCTCTTTCATCCTGTATCCTTAAAACTTCTTTCATTTGTTTTGTCATCCTTGAAAATACATTCAGCTTATTTTTTTGCACATAGTTCCCCCCTCGTCTTTAAAAATATCAAGTCACTTATTTATACCATCCATGATTAATTTTACATTCCACCATAAAAATGCTAATAGCAAAAATATTGAAGAAGTCTCTAAAATACTAGTAGATAAACTTGTTTGATATGGCATTTATATAACCTCCTTGCTCATTTCTTTATTATCTACGACAATTTGTTTAATGAAGGCCGAGATTGAAATAATAAAAAATACTAGATAGGGTATCGTCATTGTCGTTGCTAGTGCTTTTATTCCGTTGAAAGCATCATTGCCTCCTCTAAAAGTTGCAACAATTGCCGCAATAGCTATAATTGACATAAGTACACTCCATACCCCTGCTCTAGTAGCACTATTCGTTTTTCCTTCAAGGTCTGTCATTGTACTAAGGGAAACCGAACATCCAGTACAAGTTGTAGCGAGGAAAAATAAAATAAGTACTAGGGTAAATATAGTAGTTAACTGACTGAATGGCAGTGTATCTAATAATGCAAAGAAAGTCATATCGGGAGTTGACATTGCTATTTGTGATAATGACCCATCCCCTTGAATAACATTCAACATAGCGGTTCCACCAAATGTACAAATCCACAATATCATAAAAGCTACGGGTGCAGTCATTGTGGCAATAGCATATTCTTTCAGTGTTCGTCCATAGGAAATTGATGCAACAAAAACCCCCATGAATGGCGTCCATGAAATCCACCATAACCATCCAGTTGCAGCCCAATCATAAACGAAACTTTGCTGTTCTGAGAATATATACATCTCAAAGTTCTGAACTATTAAAGTATCTATAAAGGTTCCAAAGGTAGTAACAATTTGCTCAAATATGAATCTTGTAGGCCCAAATACCATAACAAAAACCATTATACCTATTGCCATATACATGTTGATATTCCCGATTATTTTCATACCCTTTTGTAGTGGTGTTACTGCGGCACTGGTAAATAGTACAAATAGAATAGCTAATATTATGAATGGTAAAATTGATGAGATATTATCTGGTATTAGAAAGAGTTTTTTTATTCCTCCCGACATTTGGATTACCCCAAGACCTATTGTTGTTGCAATGGTAAGGGCCGCACAAACAACTGAAAGTATATTCATTGTCTGTGATACGGGTTTTGCCCATTTTTTACTTCCAAATCCCATTGTGATCGCTTCACCTGGTAGGTACTTTCCCCCATGGGTATAAACAAAATATCCAACTACCAGTCCAGCAATACTAAATATTACCCATGCACCTATTCCCCAAAGATATACGCCCATGCCCATTGCATGTCTAGCAGCTTCCATTTGACTCACACTAGTATTACTGATCCCCATTGGTGAAAGATAATAAGCATACAAGGGTTGATTGATTCCAAAATATACAATTCCAATTCCTATTCCGGCTGTAAACAACATCGCCAGCCAAGAAAAAGTAGAAAACTTTGGCCTAGAATCTGTGCCACCAAGTCTAATGTGCCTATACTTTTTTGAAAAGCCGAAGAATAGACAAATTATGGCAAACAAAACCGGTAAAAGCATTAGGAACCAGCCGTAATTTATCACAAAAAATTGCTGGATAACCGAAAGGGAAAGGGTTAGCTGATTAGGTGATATGATGGCCCAAATGGCAAAAGCCGAAGTAATAAAAGCAGAAATTAAAAATAAAGGTGTTAAGACTTTCTGTGCTTTTTTATCATTATACATATACATCCTCCTTAAATTTACATTGTACTATTCATATTAACCATAGTTTTGCATACCTTATATAAACATGTGGGATTGTTATACCAGCTTTTATCGCTACTATTTCTTCAAGCACTATTAGTACTCCTCAATACTTTTTATCAAAATAAATCATTTTTCAAAATTGTATTCTCTACATATAAAAAGCATTGATATTTGTATCAATGCTCAGGCTGTTGACAAACCCGAAGTTCGAGGCGTGCTGAAACTGAGAGGCAACAACGTAATAGACATATTTTAATTACCCCTACATCGTAATCTCTATTTAAATATGTATTCAATTCTATAGAAATGATTTCTTTATTGCCTTATCTATAGATATTCCAGTTAAACAGTTAATTTGTACACATCAAAACTCCCTAGAAACATCGGATATTTTGAGATGTATAAATTAAGTTTAACTTTGGGAAATCTATATACATAATTATACACACTTAACATATTATAGTCAAATTTTTTAGAATTTTATATATATTCGATATTTTTCTGTAACTTTAGAAGGAAGTACCAGATACCAACGAAGAAAAAATACCTATATAGAATACACTAATATATCTATGAAAAAATAGTGCCCAAATATATAGTTCATACATATTATATTAGTATGTTTACTGTTTATAAGGGGGATTTGATAGGATGATAAACGACAAATATGCTATGATTAGCGGGATAATAAAGGGAATCAATGTTAGTAATGGCAAGAAATCATTACTGATAGTAGATAATAAAGGCTTTGAATATATTTTTTTTATTAATGAGCATACAATAATAATGACCTTTGAAGATCTTAAAGTAGGTCAAAGGGTAGATATCATATTCAATGGTATACTAACAAGAAGTATTCCACCCCAGGGTAATGCAATAATAGTTAATGGTTTAAAAGTATAACAAAAAAATTCTAGTCTTATTACATGAGGAAATTGCATAACTCTGACTTGGCTAGGTTGTATAATATATATAGTACATAATTTCTGTAGAAAGTAATTATGCAATTTTGCCAAGTTACAATTATGCAATTTCCCCATTTAATCAATCATTCTTCTATTATAGACAATATCTCTTTTTCAACCTTTTTAATATTGGGAACATAACTGTTTATGAATTTCAGTCTCCCAATGATTTCATATTTTCCTAGGCTAGCCGGTATTAAATAGCTATCTCCTTTTTTTATCCTTTCATTTCCATTACTGTATTTAATTTCACCATCACCTTCAACACATGTAATAATATTAAATCTATCTTTATCACTTTCAATGGCACATGCTGTTTCGACATCATATACGTCCAATGCAAAATGGGCATCTAGACAATAGAAGGTCTTACTATATCCTTCACGTTCCACCCTAAGCCCTTCGCTTCTTTTACCCCTAAGTCCTAAATTAATTACATCCAATGCTTTATTTATATGTAAATCTCTACCCCTATCATAATCATAAACACGATAGGTTGTATCGCTATTTTGCTGTATTTCTGCAATTATAACACCCTCACCTATGGCATGTATAAGTCCGCTTTTAATAAAATATACTTCACCTTTCTTTACATATACCTTATTCATACATTCAGCAAATTGTCCTACATCAATAGAGCTTTTAAGGGACTGCTTTGTACATTCTTTGCATCCGATAATAATACTAGATCCCTCAGAAGCTTCCACTATATACCATGCTTCCGTCTTACCTGTTTCACCTTCCATTCTTGATGCATATTCATCATCTGGATGTACCTGAACCGATAGATTTTGTTTAGTGCTTATTAATTTAACTAGCAATGGAAAGTGATCACTGGATGTATTACTACCCAATATTTCTTCTCCCTTTAGCTTAATCAACTCATCAAGGTTTAATCCTTCGTATTTTCCATTAGCAACAATACTTGTGCCGTGCTGATGACATGCTATATCCCAGCTCTCACCAATATTGCCATCTGGCAAATCATATCTGAATGATTCTAAGCCCCTTCCACCCCATATTTTTTCGAAATATAGATGTTTGAATCTTAGAGGATACATTATACGCCCCCCCAGCCTATATATTTTTTATAATAACCTCAACCTGATCAATTAATTTATTAAAGGCTTCCTCAGCAACCTTTAAATTCTTATCCTTTATGGCCTTAAATAATTGGACATGATAAGCTGTGCCTTCTGTCAAAGCATCCCCCGCACCTAAAGGGTTTTCCCACAGCACCTCAAATTGGTCGTGTAAATAATTTATGGTATTTATCAAAACTGGATTTTTTGATGCTTTATATATAGCATAATGGAAAGCCTTATCATACTTAGGATGAGGTTCTCCCTTTTTAGCCTTTTCCTCCATGATTCTCACATTTCTCTCCATATCGTTGATATCTTCTTCAGTAGCATTTTCTACTGCAAGCTCTACAGATAAAAATTCTAGGGCTCTCCTGACATCTAAAACATGAAGCAAATGCTGTTTTTTGTTATCTTCATCGCCATCCTCGTGTTGAAATATAAAACTATTACTTTTTACATACATTCCTTTTCCATTTATGACCTCAATTATGTTTAAAGCTTGTAGGGTTCTTAATGCTTCTCTTAAGGACGTTCTACTGACTCCAAATTTCTTTACCAATTCACCTTGGGTAGGAAGTTTATCACCATTTTGCAAATCGCTTTCTTTGATTATCTTTTTCATTTCTTTAACGATCATATCATGGAGCAGTGTTCTTTCAATCATAATCTTTACCTCCATCCCAATTAAATATATTTATGTAGGAAAATATAGGCTAACACTATTGCTTTCCTAACATAGCTGCACCAATAATTCCTGCTTTATTTCCTAACTCTGCCAATACTATTTTACCTATGGGTAACTCCCTATAATACTGATTTTTCTTTACATCTTCCTTTACTAGATCTAATAGATATTGTCCCGCATTGGCAACGCCCCCACCTAATGCAATTATCTGTGGATCTAAAATATTAATTAAATTGATTATACCTAGGCTTAAATATTTGACAAGTCTTTTTACTGCCTTATTAGAAAGTTCATCCCCAGCTTTTGCACAATCAAAAATTAGTTTTGCATTTAACTCTTGGGAATCATCATTAATTTTTCTATAAAGCATTCCTTTTTCTTTACTTTCTTCTAATAGCTTTTCAGTATATTTAATGATTGCCGTGGATGAAGAGAAGGTTTCTAGACATCCATTCCTTCCACAATTACAATCATAATAATTCTCCCCTACTACCATATGTCCAATCTCAGAGCCTACTCCATTATATCCACTATATACTTTCCCATTAAATATAATTCCTCCACCAATTCCCGTTCCTAGAGTGAGCAGTATGCCACTTTGACCCCCCATCATAATCCCACAATTATATTCAGCCAAAGCAGCAACAGTAGCGTCATTATCAATATAGATAGGTTTTTTAAATTCCTCCTGCAGGATGGCAGCTAAGGGTACATTTTCCCAACGAAGATTTACACAGAATATAACATTTCCATGTTTATCAGCTAATCCCGGTATCCCTATACCGATTGACTTTATTTCATCCTTTGATAAACCATACTCCTTAAGTAAATCTTTTATCAGTCCCTTTATATCATCTATTATTTCTTCAGTACTCCTTTCTGTCCTCGTGGGAATTGATTTCTCATATCTTAACTCCCCACTTTCACTAACAATTCCTGCAGCAATATTTGTGCCTCCTAAATCAACACCTATATACATATGATTTCCCCCCAAATAATTTTTCAGCAGCCTAGGCATATGAAGAAAATAAACCAGTCAAGTTACGAAGTAATTTCGATTATTTTCTAGGCACTTAGTCATGAGCATACTCACTGTATGTAAGTGACCCAGTAACTACGAAAAGAATCAAAAGGCCAGTGAGATGACTAGTTTATTTTTTGAATATGCCTTATAACTTAAATTAGAATCTACATATTTAATCTTTAACCTAAATGTTTTTATTTCATAGGGCTTTATTTCAAATGAAAAATACTTATTTTCATGATCAATAGTTTCAATTGTATTTTCCATAAGATCACACTCAAAAACACCATCTAAATTAAAGAATGTATTACAAATAGCTTTAGTACGTTTATTACAAAACTCATACATCCTTATTATGATATCACAGCCATCCTCAGATTTTTTTATTGTATCAATACATACATTGTCACAATCAACACCTATAAATGAAATTATATCAGATAAAGAACCCCTATGGGCTTTCTCATATTTACTAATAACAGGGGTGTTCAAGGATAATGCCATGGCATTGGTATTGGCTTTTATCCAATCGCCACCATGGGGATATAGGGAATATACAAATCTATGCTCTTCCTTATCGGCATCAGGATTTGGATAGGTCCCACTCTTTAATAAAGTAATATTTAAGTTTTCATCCTTGACATCATATCCGTATTTACAATCATTTAAAAGACTTACTCCATATCCAGACTCCGATAAATCTACCCATTTATGGGCAGGGACTTCATACTGTGCTTGATCCCATGATGTATTGTTATGTGTCGTTCTCTCTATATTACCAAATTGTATATCGAACACTGCCTTTGTTGCATTTACATCTACAGGAAAACTTGCCTTCAATAAAACATCTGTTTCCTTCCAATCCACATATGTATCAAAATCAATTCTGTTTATATCCTTATATATGATTATTCTTTGAATTATTTTAGACTTTGAAAAATCTTTCTCGATTTCTAAAACCTTTCTCACCGGGCCATCTTCAATGATCTGCACCCTTTTTACATCATCTATTTCCCATACCTTTTCTTTATAATAATTACTGATATTCCAGTTATCATAGGTCATTGGCTTATCTTCATAGGCTAGAAGTCTATTGCCTCGGTGACATTTTTTGAGTATCTCCCTATGGTTTATCCTATCATATATAGAGGTAAAGCTTCCCCTGTTGTCAAGCCTAATGTCAAAAAATTTATTATACATCCTATCCTTTGATATATTAAATTCCTCGGTACTATTCCCACAGCATTCACTAAAATCATCTAAATCATTAGTTATATTATAGACCGAATAACCATTTGAGGGAATATCTTCAGCATAAAAAACTACTTTTTTATTATCTCCTTCTTTAAATATCTGACTTTGAACTTCCCTATTGTTTCCATCGACAATCCTTATTTTATCATAATCCCTTGGGATATCAGCCTCTATAATATCCTTTCTGTTAAACGACAAGGTATTAAATAGCACTATGCTATCATGCTCCAAATTAATTTTACTACAAATATTATCAACGGATTCATTTATCATTTTTTTTGTGCTTTTTTCTATTAACTCATGCTCTTCTTTAGTTACCTCATACACTTCTTTGATACATGAACCGGGTAAAATATCATGAAATTGATTTCTTAATAGGATCTCCCAATTCCTATCCAATTCATATTTTTTGTAATCACTATTATTTATTATCATATCCATGGCATTGAGCTTTTCTGCATTAGATAAACCTATTTCATTTTTCCTATTTCCTCTTTTTTCTCTGGCCATGGAAGTATAGGTTCCTCTATGATATTCAAGGTACATTTCCCCATTCCACCTCGGAATATGTTTTGAATCCTTTATTTTCTTTTCAAGCTTGTTGAAATACTGATTCACCGTACATACCTCTGTCCTTGGGCAACCCGGTATTCCTTTCTCCATTCTCCTATGATTTTCAAGCATTTCCTTGGTAGGCCCACCCCCACCATCTCCATAGCCAAAGGATATTAGTACATCATCATTTAGAATCTTATGTCTGTATTTATTCCAAGCTCCCATAACCGTTTCTGGGAATAGCTGCCCATTATAATCCGTTGCATAGGAAGTGACGCTTGCCCTTGGATAGGTTGTGGTAATCAAATGGGTTAATATCTCGCTTCCATCTAATCCTCTCCATAAAAAGGTGTCAAGGGGCATTCTGTCGGTATCATTCCACCCCATTTTACAGCTCATAAAATATTTTATTCCACTTTTTTTCATTATCTGTGGTAATGCTGCATTATAGCCAAAGACATCGG encodes the following:
- a CDS encoding alpha-L-fucosidase, whose amino-acid sequence is MANTAKYQPDWFSLDSRKTPEWFSNAKFGIFIHWGVYSVPAWRRISDERFGSYGEWYYASVYGDYKNNDEDFHGKMYGNDFKYRDFAKDFGAELFNAELWARLFKEAGARYVVLTSKHHEGYCMWPTTNKHKKNWRVTDVGPNRDLLGNLTDAVRRVGLRMGVYYSIIDWETNWSHRPKGGYFIPKRDVELYGIDEDRYVDEILIPQLKELVNTYEPALIFTDGGEWDFSEERSRVKEFLAWLYNEAPNKDEVVINDRFYDGMPGRHGDYYSTEYRDVEGYGFRHPWEESRGIGKSYGFNRAENLWDYNTSAQLIHELIEIVSKGGNLLLNVGPTADGRIPVIQQQRLKDIGDWLNINGKAIYETLPSNRVQSNDEEIFVTQTDMYNYVICTKWFDDDIKICLNDDIKVHNISLLGYDGDIKYHQNINTVTIEPPVISPNTFKHLHAYVYELKIEK
- the aes gene encoding acetyl esterase, with the protein product MQKNKLNVFSRMTKQMKEVLRIQDERAKDAFVTGDDFDELREAYVIERKYWNEGGPSVENIRNMTINGPHGDIPIRIYYPNKKSINSCCVFIHGGGFVVGNMDTHDRIMRTLSNYADVAVIGIDYRLSPENKFPVALEECVALVEYLHNYGENHGIDGNNISLAGDSGGASLSLATTLFLRNKKEDISYITSLILYYGGFGLKDSMSMRLFGGPWDGLTRKDINYYCNCYVKNEGDKDNPYLDCLSADLTYGIPSTYICVGDLDPLLDDSLALEKILTENGIKCKCDVYKGLLHSFLHYSKILEEAKDALKKGAEFMKENKQ
- a CDS encoding BCCT family transporter, producing MYNDKKAQKVLTPLFLISAFITSAFAIWAIISPNQLTLSLSVIQQFFVINYGWFLMLLPVLFAIICLFFGFSKKYRHIRLGGTDSRPKFSTFSWLAMLFTAGIGIGIVYFGINQPLYAYYLSPMGISNTSVSQMEAARHAMGMGVYLWGIGAWVIFSIAGLVVGYFVYTHGGKYLPGEAITMGFGSKKWAKPVSQTMNILSVVCAALTIATTIGLGVIQMSGGIKKLFLIPDNISSILPFIILAILFVLFTSAAVTPLQKGMKIIGNINMYMAIGIMVFVMVFGPTRFIFEQIVTTFGTFIDTLIVQNFEMYIFSEQQSFVYDWAATGWLWWISWTPFMGVFVASISYGRTLKEYAIATMTAPVAFMILWICTFGGTAMLNVIQGDGSLSQIAMSTPDMTFFALLDTLPFSQLTTIFTLVLILFFLATTCTGCSVSLSTMTDLEGKTNSATRAGVWSVLMSIIAIAAIVATFRGGNDAFNGIKALATTMTIPYLVFFIISISAFIKQIVVDNKEMSKEVI
- a CDS encoding YobA family protein, coding for MINDKYAMISGIIKGINVSNGKKSLLIVDNKGFEYIFFINEHTIIMTFEDLKVGQRVDIIFNGILTRSIPPQGNAIIVNGLKV
- a CDS encoding class I mannose-6-phosphate isomerase, producing the protein MYPLRFKHLYFEKIWGGRGLESFRYDLPDGNIGESWDIACHQHGTSIVANGKYEGLNLDELIKLKGEEILGSNTSSDHFPLLVKLISTKQNLSVQVHPDDEYASRMEGETGKTEAWYIVEASEGSSIIIGCKECTKQSLKSSIDVGQFAECMNKVYVKKGEVYFIKSGLIHAIGEGVIIAEIQQNSDTTYRVYDYDRGRDLHINKALDVINLGLRGKRSEGLRVEREGYSKTFYCLDAHFALDVYDVETACAIESDKDRFNIITCVEGDGEIKYSNGNERIKKGDSYLIPASLGKYEIIGRLKFINSYVPNIKKVEKEILSIIEE
- a CDS encoding FadR family transcriptional regulator, producing MIERTLLHDMIVKEMKKIIKESDLQNGDKLPTQGELVKKFGVSRTSLREALRTLQALNIIEVINGKGMYVKSNSFIFQHEDGDEDNKKQHLLHVLDVRRALEFLSVELAVENATEEDINDMERNVRIMEEKAKKGEPHPKYDKAFHYAIYKASKNPVLINTINYLHDQFEVLWENPLGAGDALTEGTAYHVQLFKAIKDKNLKVAEEAFNKLIDQVEVIIKNI
- a CDS encoding ROK family glucokinase, which translates into the protein MYIGVDLGGTNIAAGIVSESGELRYEKSIPTRTERSTEEIIDDIKGLIKDLLKEYGLSKDEIKSIGIGIPGLADKHGNVIFCVNLRWENVPLAAILQEEFKKPIYIDNDATVAALAEYNCGIMMGGQSGILLTLGTGIGGGIIFNGKVYSGYNGVGSEIGHMVVGENYYDCNCGRNGCLETFSSSTAIIKYTEKLLEESKEKGMLYRKINDDSQELNAKLIFDCAKAGDELSNKAVKRLVKYLSLGIINLINILDPQIIALGGGVANAGQYLLDLVKEDVKKNQYYRELPIGKIVLAELGNKAGIIGAAMLGKQ
- a CDS encoding alpha-mannosidase, encoding MDFTLGRIKKILNELKDNIYSRVVFIEEMSMKDGFFRNIHEVDQTTENWRTYRCGEFWGGIDKNAWLRFNINVPEEFKGKTTALYVSTGIDDLEKEETTINPQMLLYLDNKIIQGLDINHREVILSQESQGGEKYQADIKINSGMYDRKFSLEVKIVTVDEETRKLYYDIRVPYEVAKNLPDGDYTKLRILEALNETVNHIDFRSPHTELYSESIKRANKYINEEFYNKMCGASSPTASIIGHTHIDIAWLWTVAQTREKVARSFSTVLNLMKQYPEYKFMSSMPQLYRFLKEDYPDIYEEVKEKIKEGRWEAEGAMWIESDCNLASGESLVRQILYGTKFFREEFGVECNVLWLPDVFGYNAALPQIMKKSGIKYFMSCKMGWNDTDRMPLDTFLWRGLDGSEILTHLITTTYPRASVTSYATDYNGQLFPETVMGAWNKYRHKILNDDVLISFGYGDGGGGPTKEMLENHRRMEKGIPGCPRTEVCTVNQYFNKLEKKIKDSKHIPRWNGEMYLEYHRGTYTSMAREKRGNRKNEIGLSNAEKLNAMDMIINNSDYKKYELDRNWEILLRNQFHDILPGSCIKEVYEVTKEEHELIEKSTKKMINESVDNICSKINLEHDSIVLFNTLSFNRKDIIEADIPRDYDKIRIVDGNNREVQSQIFKEGDNKKVVFYAEDIPSNGYSVYNITNDLDDFSECCGNSTEEFNISKDRMYNKFFDIRLDNRGSFTSIYDRINHREILKKCHRGNRLLAYEDKPMTYDNWNISNYYKEKVWEIDDVKRVQIIEDGPVRKVLEIEKDFSKSKIIQRIIIYKDINRIDFDTYVDWKETDVLLKASFPVDVNATKAVFDIQFGNIERTTHNNTSWDQAQYEVPAHKWVDLSESGYGVSLLNDCKYGYDVKDENLNITLLKSGTYPNPDADKEEHRFVYSLYPHGGDWIKANTNAMALSLNTPVISKYEKAHRGSLSDIISFIGVDCDNVCIDTIKKSEDGCDIIIRMYEFCNKRTKAICNTFFNLDGVFECDLMENTIETIDHENKYFSFEIKPYEIKTFRLKIKYVDSNLSYKAYSKNKLVISLAF